A window from Candidatus Arthromitus sp. SFB-rat-Yit encodes these proteins:
- a CDS encoding hemerythrin domain-containing protein, which produces MELNNKKSEQNNFLQLGKLKDDIRLEDFLSKSSEDIISFIINNYHSNIRQTIPNLNKSLLKIMDHHIHEYKDLFWEIHSIFSKIREVFEGHLILEERLIFDPIKEFQEGKFTKDSPEYKSMEKFIREAVDEHYVIGPSLKKISDITNNFVAPKNACGSITKFYLELSEFKNDVITHSQIENVILFPRFINL; this is translated from the coding sequence ATGGAATTAAATAATAAAAAATCTGAACAAAATAATTTTTTACAATTAGGTAAATTAAAGGATGATATAAGACTCGAAGATTTCTTATCTAAGAGTTCAGAAGATATTATATCTTTTATAATAAATAACTATCATTCAAATATTAGACAGACAATTCCAAATTTAAATAAAAGTCTGTTAAAAATTATGGATCATCACATCCATGAATATAAAGATTTATTTTGGGAAATACACTCAATTTTTTCAAAAATAAGAGAAGTATTTGAAGGTCATTTGATATTAGAAGAAAGATTAATTTTTGATCCTATAAAAGAATTTCAAGAAGGAAAGTTTACAAAAGATAGCCCAGAATACAAATCAATGGAAAAATTTATAAGAGAAGCTGTTGATGAACATTATGTAATAGGTCCATCTCTTAAAAAAATATCTGATATAACAAATAACTTTGTAGCTCCAAAAAACGCTTGTGGTAGCATAACTAAATTTTACTTAGAATTAAGTGAATTTAAAAATGATGTTATAACTCATTCACAAATCGAAAATGTAATATTATTCCCAAGATTCATTAATTTGTAA
- a CDS encoding DUF542 domain-containing protein, translating to MNLLNKKIGDILNNFPSSKNFFDKYKIDFCCGGQKKLKDALIELNINNDKVLDELYNEIKHTKINDSHKDEILKSIDISSKPSNEIINFIINHFHEGLLRDLPEINKLMLKIMRVHINKHKELFWKIHELVGKIQVLMDSHLILEEENIFKAMISLESNQINRESQEYKIMISSINESINEHSIVGPCLKELSDATNNYTPPQDACNTVKKVYSDLKKLQDHLIAHTQLENNVLFPRFYE from the coding sequence ATGAACTTATTAAATAAAAAGATTGGAGATATACTAAATAATTTCCCAAGCTCTAAAAATTTTTTTGATAAATATAAAATTGATTTTTGCTGTGGGGGTCAAAAGAAATTAAAAGATGCTTTAATAGAACTAAATATCAATAATGACAAAGTTTTAGATGAGCTTTATAATGAAATTAAACACACAAAAATAAATGACTCACACAAAGATGAAATATTAAAATCAATAGATATTTCATCAAAACCATCAAATGAAATAATAAACTTCATAATAAATCATTTTCACGAAGGTTTACTTAGAGACCTACCAGAAATAAACAAACTTATGTTAAAAATAATGAGAGTACATATCAATAAACATAAAGAACTGTTTTGGAAAATACACGAATTGGTTGGAAAAATTCAAGTATTAATGGATTCTCATCTCATACTCGAAGAAGAAAATATTTTTAAAGCTATGATTTCATTGGAATCGAATCAAATTAATAGAGAAAGTCAAGAATACAAAATTATGATATCTTCAATAAACGAATCAATAAATGAACATTCAATTGTTGGACCATGTTTAAAGGAACTTTCAGATGCTACAAACAACTACACTCCACCACAAGATGCATGCAATACTGTAAAAAAAGTATATAGTGATCTCAAAAAACTTCAAGATCACTTGATCGCCCATACTCAACTTGAAAACAATGTTTTATTCCCAAGATTTTATGAGTAA